From Clostridia bacterium:
CATAATTAAAATTAATATTTGCGTATATCCATTCACTTTTTGCGTCTCTTATATTCTCTACAATTTCGAGATTTTCACAGGCCTGATCCGAAGAAATGATTTCGCTTTTTTCCTTAACTGATAAAAGCCTGATAAGCTTACCGAAAAAATTAACTTTTCCAAGCTTTATATTGATGTTTTTTTGTGCATTTATATACATGTAAATTCTCCTTACACTTTCTAAATGTCATACATTCTAAGTATAAGCAGAATTTACCCTTTTTATACATCATTTTGAATATTTTGGTAATCAATTTAGTTACTATATACTTTGAAACCTTGAACAAATTTTCCCCTTGCTAATTTCAACAACAGCATAGGTAGGTTTTTGGAAATATCCCGGTGCACCTATACTCCCAGGATTAAGCACAAGCATTCCTTCGTAAAAGATCTCTTCATTAATATGTGTATGTCCAAAAAAAACTGCATCTGTACCTGCAGCTTTTCCTTTGCGTATAATCTTCTGATAATCATTTTTTACATTATAATTATGACCATGAGTGATAAGCACTTTTTTCTCTTCCAGTTCCAATATCTTATCCCCGGGAATTTCCCTGGACCAGTCGTTATTTCCATGCACATACTCAAAACTTATGTAACTGTACAGTTCTTTTAATTTCAAAGCATCCGAAACGAAATCACCCAAGTGAATAATCATATCTATATCTTTACTTTTCCTTATGGCCTTCACCATATTGTTGATATTTCCG
This genomic window contains:
- a CDS encoding YaaL family protein, which encodes MYINAQKNINIKLGKVNFFGKLIRLLSVKEKSEIISSDQACENLEIVENIRDAKSEWIYANINFNYADEQELVDYYTYKIKACQVRYEYYIKKAKEKGIRLDSLDTAESIYGRDHLSY
- a CDS encoding metallophosphatase family protein, whose translation is MRILLFSDSHGNINNMVKAIRKSKDIDMIIHLGDFVSDALKLKELYSYISFEYVHGNNDWSREIPGDKILELEEKKVLITHGHNYNVKNDYQKIIRKGKAAGTDAVFFGHTHINEEIFYEGMLVLNPGSIGAPGYFQKPTYAVVEISKGKICSRFQSI